Proteins encoded within one genomic window of Oryza glaberrima chromosome 12, OglaRS2, whole genome shotgun sequence:
- the LOC127757469 gene encoding protein WVD2-like 7 isoform X1 produces MGADLDFSPPPPPEPALSPEPEILAPDHQSWKAEMMSALGESVSFGRFLAEPLEWGRWSAFAHNRYLEEAAHQSRPGSVAQKKAFFEAHYARKRKTDADADATGSDVDPDEANAAAAAAVSSARSSSSSCMTDEPAAEETTSCVVGSGVVAAGPVEEMVELDVITDGGVGSYCGVNADEAAHHKQDGALVGESRDVLQAMERQKGTTHDPCADNSVPADADDKQPLKESSIVNQGSAESVKRRRLPSLLQKPAKFSSPSSGSKGPASSAKRRSRLHSSKENSSPPNNESDQQATSSVPQNRSILEAFQKSKNFGRCETGNAASSSKNLGTTIAARISQLESATGPVKHTDSALSQVKPPIEAFPKDVSEITSRTSQLEEQRSSHVTRVKEKLFGFTSQSAHQKANTPRKEKGKTQNESFKARPLPNFYRRNKQAKDSSHQSSQGVNNSQAHPTSKEASKDKQICCFPLRRLG; encoded by the exons ATGGGAGCCGACCTggacttctcgccgccgccgccaccggagcccGCGctgtcgccggagccggagatcCTCGCCCCCGACCACCAG AGCTGGAAGGCGGAGATGATGTCGGCGCTGGGGGAGTCGGTGTCGTTCGGGCGGTTCCTTGCCGAGCCGCTGGAGTGGGGGAGGTGGTCGGCGTTCGCCCACAACCGCTAcctcgaggaggcggcgcaccaGTCGCGCCCGGGCTCCGTCGCCCAGAAGAAGGCCTTCTTCGAGGCGCACTACGCCCGGAAGCGCAagaccgacgccgacgccgacgccaccggCAGTGACGTCGACCCTGACGAggccaatgccgccgccgccgccgctgtctcgtcggcgcgctcctcctcctcttcgtgtATGACGGACGAGCCCGccgcggaggagacgacgagctGCGTCGTCGGTTCGGGCGTTGTCGCTGCTGGGCCGGTGGAAGAGATGGTGGAGCTGGATGTCATCACCGATGGTGGGGTTGGCTCCTATTGCGGAGTGAATGCGGATGAAGCCGCGCATCACAAGCAGGATGGTGCCCTTGTTGGTGAATCGAGAGATGTGTTGCAAGCGATGGAGAGGCAGAAGGGTACTACTCACGATCCTTGTGCTGACAATTCCGTGCCTGCTGATGCAGACGACAAGCAACCATTGAAG GAAAGTTCCATTGTTAATCAGGGAAGTGCCGAGTCTGTAAAGAGAAGACGGCTTCCATCTCTGCTTCAGAAACCGGCCAAATTCAGCTCTCCTTCCTCTGGTAGCAAAGGGCCTGCCTCATCGGCAAAAAGACGGTCACGTCTGCATTCTTCAAAGGAGAACAGCTCACCTCCTAACAACGAAAGCGACCAGCAGGCAACAAGTTCAGTGCCTCAAAATCGGTCCATCTTGGAAGCGTTTCAGAAGTCAAAGAACTTTGGTAGGTGCGAAACAGGCAATGCTGCCTCGAGCTCTAAAAATCTTGGCACCACAATTGCTGCAAGGATTAGTCAGCTGGAATCTGCAACTGGGCCTGTGAAACACACTGATTCTGCACTGAGCCAAGTCAAGCCACCAATAGAG GCATTTCCCAAAGATGTGTCGGAAATTACCTCGAGAACATCCCAACTGGAAGAACAAAG GTCCTCACATGTAACGAGGGTGAAAGAAAAGTTATTTGGTTTTACCTCACAATCAGCGCATCAGAAAGCCAATACACCACGTAAAGAGAAG GGAAAAACCCAAAATGAAAGCTTCAAGGCTCGTCCACTGCCAAATTTTTATCGTAGAAATAAGCAAGCAAAGGATTCAAGTCACCAG AGTTCACAAGGTGTCAACAACAGTCAAGCACACCCAACAAGCAAAGAAGCATCCAAAGACAAACAAATATGTTGCTTTCCACTCAGAAGGCTGGGTTAG
- the LOC127758110 gene encoding uncharacterized protein LOC127758110, giving the protein MRGACVGYVKPLSPEMIPGQRTVEIRRMIYLTIMSTIDFEEAGHKLAEIKLEPGQEMELCIMLFECCSQERTYLPNYGLLAQRLCLINKVYRKNFEKCFAQQYLMIDRLDTNKLRNVANFFAHLLATEALPWHVLAYIRLTEEDTTSSSRIFIKILFHELSDHLGIRQLNKRLSDPKMKDYFDSIFLMDHPKNTRFWINFFTSIGLGGITETLREYLKTMPAMQQQKSESSSDESGRNPSKRRKM; this is encoded by the exons ATGCGAGGAGCGTGCGTTGGGTACGTGAAGCCGCTTTCGCCGGAGATGATCCCCGGGCAGCGCACGGTGGAGATCCGGAGGATGATATACCTGACGATCATGTCGACCATCGACTTTGAAGAAGCTGGCCACAAGCTCGCTGAAATCAAGCTCGAGCCTGGCCAAGAG ATGGAATTATGCATTATGCTCTTCGAGTGTTGCTCTCAAGAGAGAACCTACCTTCCAAATTACGGATTACTAGCACAAAGATTGTGCCTAATCAACAAAGTTTACCGAAAGAACTTCGAGAAATGTTTTGCGCAACAATATTTGATGATCGATCGTCTCGACACAAATAAGCTGAGGAATGTTGCCAACTTTTTCGCGCATTTGTTGGCCACCGAAGCGCTTCCATGGCATGTTTTGGCCTACATCCGTTTGACAGAGGAGGATACCACGTCGTCTTCAAgaattttcataaaaatattgttCCATGAGTTATCAGATCACCTTGGAATTCGCCAACTCAATAAGAGACTGAGCGATCCTAAAATGAAAGATTATTTTGATTCAATCTTTCTAATGGATCATCCGAAGAACACAAGATTCTGGATCAATTTCTTCACCTCCATCGGTCTTGGTGGTATCACTGAGACGCTGAGAGAGTACCTAAAGACCATGCCTGCAATGCAACAACAGAAGTCAGAATCAAGTTCTGATGAGAGTGGTAGAAACCCAAGTAAGAGAAGGAAGATGTAA
- the LOC127757470 gene encoding senescence-specific cysteine protease SAG39-like — protein MGAISKPLLLAILCCIVCLYSSSGGAIVAAARELGGGAAMAARHERWMAQHGRVYKDAAEKARRFEVFKANVAFIESFNAGGKNRYWLGVNQFADLTSEEFKATMTNNKGFSTPNGVRVSTGFKYENVSADALPASVDWRTKGAVTPIKDQGQCGCCWAFSAVAAMEGIVKLSTGKLISLSEQELVDCDVDGNDHGCEGGEMDGAFQFILSNGGLTAEANYPYTAEDGQCKTTAAASVAASIRGYEDVPANDEPSLMKAVAGQPVSVAVDASKFQFYGGGVMAGECGTSLDHGVTVIGYGAASDGTKYWLVKNSWGTTWGEAGYLRMEKDIDDKRGMCGLAMQPSYPTA, from the exons ATGGGCGCCATCTCCAAGCCATTGCTCCTTGCCATCCTCTGCTGCATCGTCTGCCTctacagcagcagcggcggcgccattgtcgcggcggcgcgtgagctcggcggcggcgcggccatggcggcgaggcaCGAGAGGTGGATGGCGCAGCACGGCCGTGTGTACAAGGACGCCGCGGAGAAGGCGCGGCGGTTCGAGGTGTTCAAGGCCAACGTCGCGTTCATCGAGTCGTTCAATGCCGGTGGGAAGAACAGGTACTGGCTCGGCGTCAACCAGTTCGCGGATCTCACCAGCGAGGAGTTCAAGGCCACCATGACCAACAACAAGGGGTTCAGTACTCCTAATGGTGTTAGGGTGTCAACTGGGTTCAAGTACGAGAATGTTAGTGCCGATGCTTTGCCTGCATCCGTGGACTGGAGGACCAAAGGTGCCGTCACTCCCATCAAGGACCAAGGCCAATGTG GCTGCTGCTGGGCGTTCTCGGCCGTGGCAGCGATGGAGGGCATCGTCAAGCTGAGCACCGGCAAGCTCATCTCGCTGTCGGAGCAGGAGCTGGTCGACTGCGACGTCGACGGCAACGACCACGGCTGCGAGGGCGGCGAGATGGACGGCGCGTTCCAGTTCATCCTCAGCAACGGCGGCCTCACAGCCGAGGCAAACTACCCGTACACGGCGGAGGACGGTCAGTGCaagaccacggcggcggcgagcgtcgCCGCGTCCATCAGGGGCTACGAGGACGTGCCGGCCAACGACGAGCCCAGCCTCATGAAGGCCGTCGCCGGCCAGCCGGTGTCGGTGGCCGTGGACGCGTCCAAGTTCCAgttctacggcggcggcgtgatggCCGGCGAATGCGGCACCAGCCTAGACCACGGCGTCACCGTGATCGGCTATGGCGCGGCGAGCGATGGCACCAAGTATTGGCTGGTGAAGAACTCGTGGGGCACGACGTGGGGCGAGGCCGGGTACCTGAGGATGGAGAAGGATATTGATGACAAGAGGGGTATGTGTGGCCTTGCCATGCAGCCTTCCTACCCTACTGCGTAG
- the LOC127757469 gene encoding protein WVD2-like 7 isoform X2, protein MGADLDFSPPPPPEPALSPEPEILAPDHQSWKAEMMSALGESVSFGRFLAEPLEWGRWSAFAHNRYLEEAAHQSRPGSVAQKKAFFEAHYARKRKTDADADATGSDVDPDEANAAAAAAVSSARSSSSSCMTDEPAAEETTSCVVGSGVVAAGPVEEMVELDVITDGGVGSYCGVNADEAAHHKQDGALVGESRDVLQAMERQKGTTHDPCADNSVPADADDKQPLKESSIVNQGSAESVKRRRLPSLLQKPAKFSSPSSGSKGPASSAKRRSRLHSSKENSSPPNNESDQQATSSVPQNRSILEAFQKSKNFGRCETGNAASSSKNLGTTIAARISQLESATGPVKHTDSALSQVKPPIEAFPKDVSEITSRTSQLEEQRSSHVTRVKEKLFGFTSQSAHQKANTPRKEKGKTQNESFKARPLPNFYRRNKQAKDSSHQVSMVPNVERTRDRSTSLYR, encoded by the exons ATGGGAGCCGACCTggacttctcgccgccgccgccaccggagcccGCGctgtcgccggagccggagatcCTCGCCCCCGACCACCAG AGCTGGAAGGCGGAGATGATGTCGGCGCTGGGGGAGTCGGTGTCGTTCGGGCGGTTCCTTGCCGAGCCGCTGGAGTGGGGGAGGTGGTCGGCGTTCGCCCACAACCGCTAcctcgaggaggcggcgcaccaGTCGCGCCCGGGCTCCGTCGCCCAGAAGAAGGCCTTCTTCGAGGCGCACTACGCCCGGAAGCGCAagaccgacgccgacgccgacgccaccggCAGTGACGTCGACCCTGACGAggccaatgccgccgccgccgccgctgtctcgtcggcgcgctcctcctcctcttcgtgtATGACGGACGAGCCCGccgcggaggagacgacgagctGCGTCGTCGGTTCGGGCGTTGTCGCTGCTGGGCCGGTGGAAGAGATGGTGGAGCTGGATGTCATCACCGATGGTGGGGTTGGCTCCTATTGCGGAGTGAATGCGGATGAAGCCGCGCATCACAAGCAGGATGGTGCCCTTGTTGGTGAATCGAGAGATGTGTTGCAAGCGATGGAGAGGCAGAAGGGTACTACTCACGATCCTTGTGCTGACAATTCCGTGCCTGCTGATGCAGACGACAAGCAACCATTGAAG GAAAGTTCCATTGTTAATCAGGGAAGTGCCGAGTCTGTAAAGAGAAGACGGCTTCCATCTCTGCTTCAGAAACCGGCCAAATTCAGCTCTCCTTCCTCTGGTAGCAAAGGGCCTGCCTCATCGGCAAAAAGACGGTCACGTCTGCATTCTTCAAAGGAGAACAGCTCACCTCCTAACAACGAAAGCGACCAGCAGGCAACAAGTTCAGTGCCTCAAAATCGGTCCATCTTGGAAGCGTTTCAGAAGTCAAAGAACTTTGGTAGGTGCGAAACAGGCAATGCTGCCTCGAGCTCTAAAAATCTTGGCACCACAATTGCTGCAAGGATTAGTCAGCTGGAATCTGCAACTGGGCCTGTGAAACACACTGATTCTGCACTGAGCCAAGTCAAGCCACCAATAGAG GCATTTCCCAAAGATGTGTCGGAAATTACCTCGAGAACATCCCAACTGGAAGAACAAAG GTCCTCACATGTAACGAGGGTGAAAGAAAAGTTATTTGGTTTTACCTCACAATCAGCGCATCAGAAAGCCAATACACCACGTAAAGAGAAG GGAAAAACCCAAAATGAAAGCTTCAAGGCTCGTCCACTGCCAAATTTTTATCGTAGAAATAAGCAAGCAAAGGATTCAAGTCACCAG GTATCTATGGTCCCTAACGTAGAAAGAACCAGAGATAGATCAACATCACTCTATAGATAA
- the LOC127757468 gene encoding receptor-like protein EIX2, with product MIRSVIHEQIYTFAYYICIHSFTQKKKKNRMAEPRFPPPETLKIALLCLLLSLFPPATASIPSAASTSSDRSCIADERAALLAMKATFFDPNSRLASWQGEDCCSWWGVRCSNRTGHVIKLRLRGNTDDCLSFYGDKLRGEMSYSLVSLQKLRYLDLSCNNFNWSQIPVFLGSLPSLRYLNLSHGFFYGSIPPQLGNISKLSYLDLTSYNYPYNQLYSVDLSWLSHLSSLKYLVMNYVNLTTAMDWVDEINMLPALKVLYLQQCGLRKTVPFLRRSNLTVLEVLDISWNNFRTTIAPNWFWNITSLTFLNIRPCGFYGSIPDEIGRMASLEEVYFQGNNLMSTMIPSSFRNLCNLKVLGLQGTNTSGDIRELIERLPNCPWNKLQQLGLSHNNIGGTLPNWSEPLANLTVLLLSNNNITGAIPSWIWTLTKLNFLDLSSNKLNGIVKEDQLGNLTDLLFLGLGNTHLQIKVSSNWIPPFKLQAVLLQSLQLGPEVPPWLRSQTSIQHLQIANTSITTIPDWFWIVFSRAEFLDVAYNQIMGKLPATLEFMAAKTMDLSNNRFTGMVPKFPINVTYMYLQRNSLSGPLPSDFGAPLLQSLTLYDNLISGTIPSSLFSLEHLEILDLSGNILGGEIPIYQEDSNPRTGQLIVVNLNSNNLSGEFPLIFRSYPRLVFLDLSYNQFSGNLPLWMGKKFLPILSLLRLRSNMFSGHIPTELTKIDQLQFLDLAENYFSGSIPDSLVNLSAMARTSGYSVLLDEIVLTGQGAMYDIIFFYELVSVQTKGQQLEFSRGISRVVNLDLSKNNFTGAIPQDIGALVALKSLNFSWNLINGEIPETIGQLKQLESLDLSHNELSGEIPSSMQDLNALGTMNLTYNNLSGRIPRGNTMGSYDASSYIGNIGLCGPPLTRNCSGNATSKDLPGNHVDLEHISLYLGMAIGFVLSLWVVLCLLLFKTSWRKSYFMFVDRQQKKISVSVKIRCAVLKRKLGANNR from the coding sequence ATGATCCGAAGTGTCATTCATGAGCAAATATATACTTTTGCATATTACATTTGCATCCATTCATTCAcacagaaaaagaagaaaaacagaatgGCTGAGCCCAGGTTTCCTCCTCCTGAAACTCTGAAGATAGCATTGCTGTGCCTTCTTCTCTCCTTGTTCCCACCAGCCACAGCATCCATCCCTTCTGCTGCATCGACGTCGTCGGACCGGAGCTGCATCGCCGATGAGAGGGCTGCGCTTCTCGCCATGAAGGCAACCTTCTTCGACCCGAACAGCCGCCTCGCATCATGGCAGGGCGAGGATTGCTGCAGCTGGTGGGGTGTCAGGTGCAGCAACAGAACCGGCCATGTCATCAAGCTGAGACTCCGTGGGAACACAGACGACTGTCTCAGCTTCTACGGAGACAAACTCAGAGGTGAGATGAGCTACTCTTTGGTCAGTTTACAGAAATTGAGGTATCTAGATTTGAGTTGCAACAACTTCAATTGGTCACAGATACCAGTGTTTCTTGGTTCTCTTCCAAGCCTTAGATATCTCAACCTTTCACATGGTTTCTTCTATGGAAGTATACCACCACAGCTTGGCAACATCTCCAAACTTTCCTACCTCGATCTGACCTCTTACAACTATCCATACAACCAGCTATACTCGGTTGACCTTTCATGGCTGTCACACCTATCCTCACTGAAGTATCTGGTCATGAACTATGTGAACCTTACCACTGCAATGGATTGGGTTGATGAAATCAACATGCTTCCTGCTCTGAAAGTACTCTACCTGCAACAGTGTGGGCTGAGGAAAACAGTTCCTTTCCTTCGTCGGTCCAATCTCACGGTGCTCGAGGTGCTTGACATCTCATGGAACAATTTTCGTACCACAATTGCACCCAACTGGTTTTGGAATATAACTAGTCTAACTTTTCTTAATATCCGGCCATGTGGTTTCTATGGTTCAATTCCTGACGAAATAGGCAGGATGGCCTCTCTTGAAGAAGTCTATTTCCAAGGGAACAATCTCATGTCAACCATGATACCCTCAAGTTTCAGAAATCTATGCAACCTGAAGGTACTGGGTCTACAAGGTACCAATACTTCAGGGGATATCAGAGAATTGATAGAAAGGTTGCCAAACTGTCCTTGGAACAAACTGCAACAGTTGGGTTTATCTCATAATAATATTGGTGGAACCCTGCCAAATTGGTCAGAACCTCTGGCCAACTTAACTGTCTTGCTTCTCTCCAATAATAATATCACAGGAGCTATACCATCATGGATATGGACTCTCACAAAACTGAATTTTTTAGATCTTTCTTCCAATAAACTCAATGGCATAGTCAAGGAAGATCAACTAGGAAACCTTACAGATCTACTGTTCTTAGGGTTGGGAAATACACATCTACAAATTAAGGTCAGCTCAAATTGGATTCCTCCATTTAAACTGCAGGCAGTTCTCTTACAATCTTTGCAGCTAGGACCAGAAGTCCCACCATGGCTTAGATCACAAACAAGCATTCAACACCTTCAAATTGCAAACACAAGCATTACTACAATCCCAGATTGGTTTTGGATTGTGTTTTCAAGAGCAGAATTTTTGGATGTGGCATATAATCAGATAATGGGCAAGCTACCAGCAACGTTGGAGTTTATGGCAGCAAAAACCATGGATCTGTCCAACAACAGATTTACTGGTATGGTTCCAAAATTTCCAATAAATGTAACATACATGTACTTGCAACGGAACTCATTATCAGGACCACTGCCATCAGATTTCGGAGCCCCGTTGTTACAGTCACTTACTCTCTATGACAATTTAATATCAGGCACCATTCCATCTTCACTGTTCTCACTGGAACACTTGGAAATATTAGATCTATCTGGAAATATACTTGGCGGGGAAATTCCAATTTATCAAGAAGATTCAAATCCACGCACAGGACAACTCATTGTCGTAAACTTAAATAGTAACAACCTCTCCGGAGAATTCCCATTGATTTTCAGAAGTTACCCGCGCCTAGTTTTTCTTGATCTATCCTATAATCAGTTTTCTGGAAATTTACCACTGTGGATGGGAAAGAAGTTTCTGCCAATTTTATCATTGTTGCGTctacggtcaaatatgttttcgGGACACATTCCCACAGAACTTACAAAGATTGATCAATTACAGTTCTTAGACCTCGCTGAAAACTACTTCTCTGGAAGCATACCTGACTCTTTGGTTAACTTGAGTGCAATGGCTCGCACATCTGGATACAGTGTTCTTCTAGATGAAATCGTCTTAACTGGTCAAGGTGCGATgtatgatataatttttttctatgaacTGGTATCAGTTCAAACAAAAGGGCAGCAACTTGAATTTTCACGTGGAATTTCCCGTGTGGTGAACCTTGACTTGTCGAAGAACAATTTTACTGGAGCAATCCCTCAAGACATCGGTGCTCTTGTTGCACTAAAAAGTTTGAACTTTTCTTGGAACCTCATAAATGGGGAAATCCCGGAGACTATTGGTCAGCTCAAACAATTGGAATCTCTTGACCTATCTCACAATGAGCTTTCTGGTGAAATCCCTTCGAGCATGCAGGATCTTAACGCTTTGGGCACCATGAACCTCACATACAACAATCTATCTGGAAGAATTCCAAGAGGAAACACTATGGGATCATATGACGCGTCTTCCTACATTGGAAACATTGGTTTATGTGGTCCTCCTTTAACTAGAAACTGTTCTGGAAATGCGACAAGCAAAGACTTACCTGGAAATCATGTTGATTTGGAACATATATCCCTTTATCTTGGCATGGCTATTGGATTTGTCCTCAGCCTCTGGGTGGTTCTTTGTTTGCTGCTGTTCAAAACTAGTTGGAGAAAATCCTATTTCATGTTTGTTGATAGACAGCAGAAGAAGATTTCTGTTAGTGTAAAAATTAGATGTGCCGTCTTAAAGAGGAAGTTAGGTGCAAATAATCGTTGA